Proteins encoded in a region of the Labeo rohita strain BAU-BD-2019 chromosome 22, IGBB_LRoh.1.0, whole genome shotgun sequence genome:
- the LOC127154054 gene encoding CD276 antigen homolog, with translation MEAKSRLANCYLIIFSFYRCYVILTVLLLYITGSFSAPVGVTVRGFVGDPAILSCYIPESEIRDKLEEFKIHWRDDKGKKVCDFTGGNTTCQNQDPKYKDRVETLPEESKKGTFSIKLNGLQNSDAKKYHCYTTEPNQYETIIELHVEKSRANHGEPSWIVLLISLITILLLHLNNK, from the exons ATGGAGGCTAAAAGTAGGTTAGCAAACTGCTATCTTATTATCTTCTCTTTCTACAGGTGTTATGTCATCTTAACTGTGCTTCTGCTGTATATCACAG gTTCTTTCTCTGCTCCTGTGGGGGTCACAGTTAGGGGTTTTGTTGGAGACCCGGCCATCTTGTCCTGTTATATCCCTGAAAGTGAGATTCGAGACAAACTAGAAGAATTCAAAATACACTGGAGAGACGATAAAGGCAAGAAGGTGTGTGACTTCACTGGTGGAAACACAACATGTCAAAATCAAGATCCAAAGTACAAGGACAGAGTCGAAACATTACCAGAGGAGTCTAAGAAGGGCACCTTCTCCATCAAACTCAACGGTCTTCAAAACTCTGATGCAAAGAAATACCACTGTTACACCACAGAGCCAAATCAGTATGAAACCATCATAGAACTTCATGTCGAAA AATCAAGAGCGAACCACGGAGAACCATCGTGGATAGTGTTGTTAATCAGTTTGATCACCATTCTGCTGCTACATCTGAACAATAAGTAG